The following proteins are co-located in the Vidua macroura isolate BioBank_ID:100142 chromosome 1, ASM2450914v1, whole genome shotgun sequence genome:
- the TBC1D31 gene encoding TBC1 domain family member 31 isoform X3: MRAQPLPLPGHGGGPEPDVAPPNSAEPPPLLPAPPRQPGVPPRGRNGDRAGAGGRRGCRVSQRSLPREALVMRGQQERAGNKSCACDSQKSHVLSDLLHCVINTLACEDATFLLHCPALAALLSPVLTQVAARRPRGKLQLPAAREAAGGAVPFPDMWGGERSPPFRLFPIGEAGAGCTTRAAPPGAERGRSPEGSAGAAAPGGDGALRSGRAAARAHLDPQGGGGRTAGNRCGWKGPLEIIQSSPAAKAGSPRAAYIGVQVGLECLQRGTLHDLRGHPVWCPAILSLKFCLLLRVIVNIIHSVQGYHSKTIHFLNVAFDSSGDSLLAGDRQGNIYVFDLNANRFNLVQRTMQACTALAFNLRRKTEFLVALADYSVKCFDTETQELVSWMRGHESSVSSISVHGSGKYAITTSTDTAQLWDLDTFQRIRKLNVRQSVGIQKVFFLPLSNTILSCFKDNSVFAWEFDTLHCKYQLSAPVEGSVLFYKVFAVTRDGHTLVAGGKSNHLHVWCLELKRLMRIIQMPEKVRAVRHLEFLPDSFDGGSNQVLGVLSQDNIMRFINIETCKLLFDIGSPEEGISTAVISPNGQYIASVMENGSLNLYSVQALTQEGNKPPPFMFKVVEDGPKYTSETNKLITKVTSGRSKGPWKSKQSKIQSKLLKLQANTSLENKENELPGGLSKKRLQALLKGFGEYPAKYRMFVWRSLLQLPENHLAFSSLIDRGIHSAFVNIQKEYPIKSGKLLRVLQRTLSALAHWSAIFAETPYMPLLAFPFVKLFQNNQLICFEVVATVVVNFCQHWFEYFPNPPVNILGMMENVLAYHDKELLQHLIKYNVTSQVYAWPLLETLLSEVLTREEWLKTFDNIFSNHPSYFLMIVIAYVICSRAPLLHCNQAADFEYFFHHRNNVDINVVIKEAYHLMEATPLDIHPQHMLDDFTPLTKGQYPVFNKYPVFIVNYQAQKWEKIRQDEIEYLRERQLAHESEAIAQEQKAEDEAWYQKQKLLQEAEEQRQKILLEEEKLAEQRQRLAVVKRELKIKELQLLDASRRRFLNYQQDQLQMELKRLNDEIARKHLIKDQEAVTKEIKEELEAHRRKVDLEDQRVQRLIETDKEEIQKAHSVAEENLAKAEQKHTDSDWRLQRQRRLRRADQDREKRYREIVKLLHDNRVKEAELLKAMRETEEEKQEDVVQNKAQLEEEQKAAAAVDGHRKQFLDDKMNDELELAEKLQREDGHFERLHNLKARCPERGVDVHQVPRSGNICLNDLCTLASSPQKDEQNWHARSGS; this comes from the exons ATGAGGGCTCAGCCACTCCCGCTGCCCGGTCACGGAGGGGGCCCCGAGCCAGACGTGGCGCCACCGAATTCGGCcgagccgccgccgctgcttccggccccgccccggcagCCGGGAGTCCCGCCCCGAGGGCGGAACGGGGACCGAGCCGGCGCCGGTGGGCGACGGGGCTGTCGGGTCAGCCAGCGTTCCCTTCCCCGCGAGGCGCTCGTAATGCGGGGGCAACAGGAGAGAGCCGGGAACAAGTCCTGCGCCTGCGACAGCCAGAAAAGCCATGTTCTGAGTGACCTATTGCACTGCGTTATAAATACACTTGCCTGTGAGGACGCGACGTTTTTACTTCATTGCCCGGCGCTGGCCGCGCTCCTCTCTCCCGTCCTCACCCAGGTTGCCGCGCGACGCCCACGAGGGAAACTACAACTCCCAGCAGCCCGCGAGGCCGCAGGTGGAGCGGTTCCATTCCCTGATATGTGGGGAGGGGAGCGCTCGCCACCCTTCCGGCTCTTCCCCATCGGTGAAGCGGGAGCGGGCTGTACCACGCGAGCGGCGCCCCCCGGCGCGGAGCGTGGGCGGAGCCCTGAGGGCAgcgcgggagcggcggcgccgggcggggaTGGAGCGCTGCGATCTGGGCGAGCGGCGGCGCGGGCCCATCTGGACCCGCAGGGCGGGGGCGGCCGGACCGCGGGG AATCGCTGCggttggaaggggcctctggaaatcatccagtccagccccgctgccaaggcagggtcacctagagcagCTTACATAGGAGTCCAGGTGGGcttggaatgtctccagagagggacaCTCCACGACCTCCGTGGGCATCCTGTTTGGTGCCCTGCCATCCTCAGCCTCAAGTTCTGCCTCCTGTTGAG AGTTATAGTGAACATCATTCACAGTGTCCAAGGGTACCATTCAAAGACAATACATTTTCTGAATGTGGCTTTTGACAGTTCTGGGGATTCTCTCCTCGCTGGAGACCGCCAAGGGAATATATATGTTTTTGACTTGAATGCGAACAG gtTCAACCTTGTTCAGAGAACAATGCAGGCTTGCACTGCTTTGGCATTTAATCTTCGCAGAAAGACAGAGTTCCTTGTGGCTTTGGCAGATTATTCCGTTAAGTGCTTTGATACAG AAACCCAGGAGCTAGTTAGTTGGATGAGAGGCCATGAATCTTCTGTGTCTTCCATCTCTGTCCATGGCTCGGGCAAGTATGCCATCACTACTTCCACTGATACAGCTCAACTGTGGGACTTGGACACCTTTCAAAGAATAAGAAAGCTGAATGTTCGTCAGTCTGTGGGTATACAAAAG gttttttttcttccattgagTAACACCATTCTCAGCTGTTTCAAAGATAATTCTGTTTTTGCATGGGAATTCGATACTCTTCACTGTAAATACCAGTTGTCAGCTCCTGTAGAAGgttctgtattattttataaGGTGTTTGCTGTTACCAG GGATGGTCACACTTTGGTAGCTGGTGGGAAATCAAATCATCTTCACGTATGGTGTTTGGAATTAAAGCGGTTGATGAGAATAATCCAGATGCCTGAGAAAGTGCGAGCTGTCCGTCACCTGGAATTCCTCCCTGACAGTTTTGATGGGGGCTCCAATCAG GTCCTTGGAGTGTTAAGTCAAGATAATATTATGAGATTTATCAATATAGAAACATGCAAACTTCTTTTTGACATTGGGAGTCCTGAAGAGGGAATTAGTACAGCAGTGATTAGCCCAAATGGACAGTATATTGCCTCAGTAATGGAAAATGGAAGCCTGAACTTATACAGTGTCCAAGCTTTGACTCAAGAAGGAAATAAG CCTCCACCATTCATGTTCAAAGTTGTAGAAGATGGGCCCAAGTACACATCAGAGACAAATAAACTGATCACAAAAGTGACTTCAGGAAGGTCAAAGGGGCCATGGAAatccaaacaaagcaaaattcaAAGCAAATTGCTAAAACTGCAAGCAAATACATCACTTGAAAATAAAGAG AATGAATTGCCAGGTGGATTAAGCAAGAAACGTCTGCAGGCCTTATTGAAAGGATTTGGAGAATATCCAGCTAAGTACAG GATGTTTGTTTGGCGTTCCTTattacaacttcctgaaaaccACTTGGCATTCAGTAGCCTGATAGATAGGGGAATCCACAGTGCATTTGTAAATATTCAGAAAGAGTATCCTATCAAAAGTGGGAAACTGCTGAGAGTTCTACAGAg GACCTTGTCAGCTCTAGCTCACTGGTCTGCTATCTTTGCTGAGACACCTTACATGCCTTTGCTAGCATTCCCATTTGTAAAATTATTCCAGAACAACCAGCTGATCTGCTTTGAAGTTGTTGCTACAGTAGTAG TTAATTTTTGTCAACACTGGTTTGAGTACTTTCCCAATCCTCCAGTTAATATCCTTGGTATGATGGAAAATGTTTTGGCATATCATGACAAAGAACTACTTcaacatttaataaaatacaatgtGACTTCACAG GTTTATGCTTGGCCTCTCCTAGAAACACTATTATCTGAGGTTCTAACAAGAGAAGAGTGGCTGAAAACCTTTGACAATATTTTCTCCAACCATCCTTCATACTTTCTAATGATTGTCATTGCCTATGTTATATGTTCCAGAGCTCCCTTGCTCCACTGTAATCAAGCAGCAGATTTTGAG TATTTCTTTCATCATCGTAACAACGTGGACATTAATGTTGTGATTAAGGAAGCCTATCATCTTATGGAGGCCACACCACTGGATATCCATCCACAGCATATGCTTGATGACTTCACACCACTTACAAAAGGACAGTACCCTGTGTTTAATAAATATCCCGTGTTCATTGTGAATTATCAAGCTCAGAAATGGGAGAAGATCAGACAGGATGAAATTGAATACCTGCGAGAGAG ACAATTAGCACATGAATCAGAAGCCATAGCACaggaacagaaagcagaagatgAAGCCTGGtatcaaaagcagaaattacttcaagaagctgaagaacagaggcagaaaaTCCTGCTGGAAGAAGAGAAGTTGGCAGAACAGAGGCAGAG GCTTGCTGTTGTGAAAagagaactgaaaataaaggaaCTGCAACTTTTAGATGCTTCAAGAAGGCGTTTTCTGAACTACCAGCAAGATCAGCTTCAAATGGAACTGAAACGTCTCAATGATGAAATTGCAAGAAAG CATCTAATCAAAGACCAAGAGGCAGttacaaaggaaataaaagaagagtTGGAAGCCCATCGAAGAAAGGTGGATCTGGAAGATCAACGTGTTCAGAGATTGATAGAAACagataaagaagaaatacagaaagctCATTCA GTGGCTGAAGAAAATTTAGCCAAAGCTGAGCAGAAGCACACTGACAGTGACTGGAGGCTGCAACGGCAGCGGAGACTCAGGCGTGCTGACCAGGACCGGGAGAAGCGCTACAGAGAGATTGTCAAGCTCCTGCATGACAACAGGGTGAAAGAAGCTGAACTGCTGAAGGCCATGAGGgagacagaagaagaaaag CAGGAAGATGTTGTACAGAATAAAGCTCAGCTGGAGGAAGAGCAGAAGGCGGCTGCTGCTGTAGATGGGCACAGGAAGCAGTTCTTAGATGACAAAATGAATGATGAGTTAGAATTGGCTGAGAAGCTGCAAAGGGAAGATGGCCATTTTG AGAGACTGCACAATTTAAAGGCCAGGTGTCCAGAGAGAGGGGTAGACGTCCACCAGGTGCCAAGGTCTGGAAACATCTGTCTTAATGATTTGTGTACATTAGCATCATCACCACAAA AAGACGAGCAGAACTGGCACGCCAGGAGCGGGAGCTGA
- the TBC1D31 gene encoding TBC1 domain family member 31 isoform X2, whose translation MRAQPLPLPGHGGGPEPDVAPPNSAEPPPLLPAPPRQPGVPPRGRNGDRAGAGGRRGCRVSQRSLPREALVMRGQQERAGNKSCACDSQKSHVLSDLLHCVINTLACEDATFLLHCPALAALLSPVLTQVAARRPRGKLQLPAAREAAGGAVPFPDMWGGERSPPFRLFPIGEAGAGCTTRAAPPGAERGRSPEGSAGAAAPGGDGALRSGRAAARAHLDPQGGGGRTAGNRCGWKGPLEIIQSSPAAKAGSPRAAYIGVQVGLECLQRGTLHDLRGHPVWCPAILSLKFCLLLRVIVNIIHSVQGYHSKTIHFLNVAFDSSGDSLLAGDRQGNIYVFDLNANRFNLVQRTMQACTALAFNLRRKTEFLVALADYSVKCFDTETQELVSWMRGHESSVSSISVHGSGKYAITTSTDTAQLWDLDTFQRIRKLNVRQSVGIQKVFFLPLSNTILSCFKDNSVFAWEFDTLHCKYQLSAPVEGSVLFYKVFAVTRDGHTLVAGGKSNHLHVWCLELKRLMRIIQMPEKVRAVRHLEFLPDSFDGGSNQVLGVLSQDNIMRFINIETCKLLFDIGSPEEGISTAVISPNGQYIASVMENGSLNLYSVQALTQEGNKPPPFMFKVVEDGPKYTSETNKLITKVTSGRSKGPWKSKQSKIQSKLLKLQANTSLENKENELPGGLSKKRLQALLKGFGEYPAKYRMFVWRSLLQLPENHLAFSSLIDRGIHSAFVNIQKEYPIKSGKLLRVLQRTLSALAHWSAIFAETPYMPLLAFPFVKLFQNNQLICFEVVATVVVNFCQHWFEYFPNPPVNILGMMENVLAYHDKELLQHLIKYNVTSQVYAWPLLETLLSEVLTREEWLKTFDNIFSNHPSYFLMIVIAYVICSRAPLLHCNQAADFEYFFHHRNNVDINVVIKEAYHLMEATPLDIHPQHMLDDFTPLTKGQYPVFNKYPVFIVNYQAQKWEKIRQDEIEYLRERQLAHESEAIAQEQKAEDEAWYQKQKLLQEAEEQRQKILLEEEKLAEQRQRLAVVKRELKIKELQLLDASRRRFLNYQQDQLQMELKRLNDEIARKHLIKDQEAVTKEIKEELEAHRRKVDLEDQRVQRLIETDKEEIQKAHSVAEENLAKAEQKHTDSDWRLQRQRRLRRADQDREKRYREIVKLLHDNRVKEAELLKAMRETEEEKEDVVQNKAQLEEEQKAAAAVDGHRKQFLDDKMNDELELAEKLQREDGHFERLHNLKARCPERGVDVHQVPRSGNICLNDLCTLASSPQNRRRAELARQERELMAEVRQLRRRLASQAKGRHPPARFPATTWSP comes from the exons ATGAGGGCTCAGCCACTCCCGCTGCCCGGTCACGGAGGGGGCCCCGAGCCAGACGTGGCGCCACCGAATTCGGCcgagccgccgccgctgcttccggccccgccccggcagCCGGGAGTCCCGCCCCGAGGGCGGAACGGGGACCGAGCCGGCGCCGGTGGGCGACGGGGCTGTCGGGTCAGCCAGCGTTCCCTTCCCCGCGAGGCGCTCGTAATGCGGGGGCAACAGGAGAGAGCCGGGAACAAGTCCTGCGCCTGCGACAGCCAGAAAAGCCATGTTCTGAGTGACCTATTGCACTGCGTTATAAATACACTTGCCTGTGAGGACGCGACGTTTTTACTTCATTGCCCGGCGCTGGCCGCGCTCCTCTCTCCCGTCCTCACCCAGGTTGCCGCGCGACGCCCACGAGGGAAACTACAACTCCCAGCAGCCCGCGAGGCCGCAGGTGGAGCGGTTCCATTCCCTGATATGTGGGGAGGGGAGCGCTCGCCACCCTTCCGGCTCTTCCCCATCGGTGAAGCGGGAGCGGGCTGTACCACGCGAGCGGCGCCCCCCGGCGCGGAGCGTGGGCGGAGCCCTGAGGGCAgcgcgggagcggcggcgccgggcggggaTGGAGCGCTGCGATCTGGGCGAGCGGCGGCGCGGGCCCATCTGGACCCGCAGGGCGGGGGCGGCCGGACCGCGGGG AATCGCTGCggttggaaggggcctctggaaatcatccagtccagccccgctgccaaggcagggtcacctagagcagCTTACATAGGAGTCCAGGTGGGcttggaatgtctccagagagggacaCTCCACGACCTCCGTGGGCATCCTGTTTGGTGCCCTGCCATCCTCAGCCTCAAGTTCTGCCTCCTGTTGAG AGTTATAGTGAACATCATTCACAGTGTCCAAGGGTACCATTCAAAGACAATACATTTTCTGAATGTGGCTTTTGACAGTTCTGGGGATTCTCTCCTCGCTGGAGACCGCCAAGGGAATATATATGTTTTTGACTTGAATGCGAACAG gtTCAACCTTGTTCAGAGAACAATGCAGGCTTGCACTGCTTTGGCATTTAATCTTCGCAGAAAGACAGAGTTCCTTGTGGCTTTGGCAGATTATTCCGTTAAGTGCTTTGATACAG AAACCCAGGAGCTAGTTAGTTGGATGAGAGGCCATGAATCTTCTGTGTCTTCCATCTCTGTCCATGGCTCGGGCAAGTATGCCATCACTACTTCCACTGATACAGCTCAACTGTGGGACTTGGACACCTTTCAAAGAATAAGAAAGCTGAATGTTCGTCAGTCTGTGGGTATACAAAAG gttttttttcttccattgagTAACACCATTCTCAGCTGTTTCAAAGATAATTCTGTTTTTGCATGGGAATTCGATACTCTTCACTGTAAATACCAGTTGTCAGCTCCTGTAGAAGgttctgtattattttataaGGTGTTTGCTGTTACCAG GGATGGTCACACTTTGGTAGCTGGTGGGAAATCAAATCATCTTCACGTATGGTGTTTGGAATTAAAGCGGTTGATGAGAATAATCCAGATGCCTGAGAAAGTGCGAGCTGTCCGTCACCTGGAATTCCTCCCTGACAGTTTTGATGGGGGCTCCAATCAG GTCCTTGGAGTGTTAAGTCAAGATAATATTATGAGATTTATCAATATAGAAACATGCAAACTTCTTTTTGACATTGGGAGTCCTGAAGAGGGAATTAGTACAGCAGTGATTAGCCCAAATGGACAGTATATTGCCTCAGTAATGGAAAATGGAAGCCTGAACTTATACAGTGTCCAAGCTTTGACTCAAGAAGGAAATAAG CCTCCACCATTCATGTTCAAAGTTGTAGAAGATGGGCCCAAGTACACATCAGAGACAAATAAACTGATCACAAAAGTGACTTCAGGAAGGTCAAAGGGGCCATGGAAatccaaacaaagcaaaattcaAAGCAAATTGCTAAAACTGCAAGCAAATACATCACTTGAAAATAAAGAG AATGAATTGCCAGGTGGATTAAGCAAGAAACGTCTGCAGGCCTTATTGAAAGGATTTGGAGAATATCCAGCTAAGTACAG GATGTTTGTTTGGCGTTCCTTattacaacttcctgaaaaccACTTGGCATTCAGTAGCCTGATAGATAGGGGAATCCACAGTGCATTTGTAAATATTCAGAAAGAGTATCCTATCAAAAGTGGGAAACTGCTGAGAGTTCTACAGAg GACCTTGTCAGCTCTAGCTCACTGGTCTGCTATCTTTGCTGAGACACCTTACATGCCTTTGCTAGCATTCCCATTTGTAAAATTATTCCAGAACAACCAGCTGATCTGCTTTGAAGTTGTTGCTACAGTAGTAG TTAATTTTTGTCAACACTGGTTTGAGTACTTTCCCAATCCTCCAGTTAATATCCTTGGTATGATGGAAAATGTTTTGGCATATCATGACAAAGAACTACTTcaacatttaataaaatacaatgtGACTTCACAG GTTTATGCTTGGCCTCTCCTAGAAACACTATTATCTGAGGTTCTAACAAGAGAAGAGTGGCTGAAAACCTTTGACAATATTTTCTCCAACCATCCTTCATACTTTCTAATGATTGTCATTGCCTATGTTATATGTTCCAGAGCTCCCTTGCTCCACTGTAATCAAGCAGCAGATTTTGAG TATTTCTTTCATCATCGTAACAACGTGGACATTAATGTTGTGATTAAGGAAGCCTATCATCTTATGGAGGCCACACCACTGGATATCCATCCACAGCATATGCTTGATGACTTCACACCACTTACAAAAGGACAGTACCCTGTGTTTAATAAATATCCCGTGTTCATTGTGAATTATCAAGCTCAGAAATGGGAGAAGATCAGACAGGATGAAATTGAATACCTGCGAGAGAG ACAATTAGCACATGAATCAGAAGCCATAGCACaggaacagaaagcagaagatgAAGCCTGGtatcaaaagcagaaattacttcaagaagctgaagaacagaggcagaaaaTCCTGCTGGAAGAAGAGAAGTTGGCAGAACAGAGGCAGAG GCTTGCTGTTGTGAAAagagaactgaaaataaaggaaCTGCAACTTTTAGATGCTTCAAGAAGGCGTTTTCTGAACTACCAGCAAGATCAGCTTCAAATGGAACTGAAACGTCTCAATGATGAAATTGCAAGAAAG CATCTAATCAAAGACCAAGAGGCAGttacaaaggaaataaaagaagagtTGGAAGCCCATCGAAGAAAGGTGGATCTGGAAGATCAACGTGTTCAGAGATTGATAGAAACagataaagaagaaatacagaaagctCATTCA GTGGCTGAAGAAAATTTAGCCAAAGCTGAGCAGAAGCACACTGACAGTGACTGGAGGCTGCAACGGCAGCGGAGACTCAGGCGTGCTGACCAGGACCGGGAGAAGCGCTACAGAGAGATTGTCAAGCTCCTGCATGACAACAGGGTGAAAGAAGCTGAACTGCTGAAGGCCATGAGGgagacagaagaagaaaag GAAGATGTTGTACAGAATAAAGCTCAGCTGGAGGAAGAGCAGAAGGCGGCTGCTGCTGTAGATGGGCACAGGAAGCAGTTCTTAGATGACAAAATGAATGATGAGTTAGAATTGGCTGAGAAGCTGCAAAGGGAAGATGGCCATTTTG AGAGACTGCACAATTTAAAGGCCAGGTGTCCAGAGAGAGGGGTAGACGTCCACCAGGTGCCAAGGTCTGGAAACATCTGTCTTAATGATTTGTGTACATTAGCATCATCACCACAAA ACAGAAGACGAGCAGAACTGGCACGCCAGGAGCGGGAGCTGATGGCAGAAGTCCGGCAGCTCAGACGAAGGCTCGCCTCACAGGCCAAAGGCAGGCACCCTCCAGCTCGTTTCCCAGCTACAACGTGGTCACCTTGA